In the Hordeum vulgare subsp. vulgare chromosome 7H, MorexV3_pseudomolecules_assembly, whole genome shotgun sequence genome, one interval contains:
- the LOC123410742 gene encoding NADP-dependent alkenal double bond reductase P2-like, giving the protein MEVENRYVAVRHHVEGSPSVDDFQVKAEAVRWTPESGEVLVRNMYVSIDPYQLNRMKRQSASHHSVDVIVPGERIASYGAGEVVASACEEYKEGDVVTGLLAWEEYSVFRPAPGIFMSKVDASSGFPLSYQMGVLGTSGMTAYGGFYEVCKPQPGEKVFVSAASGSVGSLVGQFAKLAGCHVVGCAGTQAKVELLKDKLGFDDAFNYKDEPDLKAALRRRFPDGIDIYFENVGGEMLEAALANMNTYGRVALCGVIAEYTDPGRRAEPDLLEVIYKRITLRGFFAWDFIPRFHEWAAIIGGWIEEGKVQAIEDVSDGLESIPSAFVALYRGENVGKKLVKLA; this is encoded by the exons ATGGAGGTGGAGAACCGGTACGTCGCCGTCAGGCACCACGTGGAGGGGTCCCCGTCGGTGGACGACTTCCAGGTGAAGGCGGAGGCGGTGCGGTGGACGCCGGAGTCCGGCGAGGTCCTGGTCCGGAACATGTACGTCTCCATCGACCCCTACCAGCTCAACCGCATGAAGCGCCAGAGCGCCTCCCACCACTCCGTCGACGTCATCGTGCCCGGCGAG AGGATCGCGTCGTACGGAGCCGGCGAGGTGGTGGCGTCGGCGTGCGAGGAGTACAAGGAAGGCGACGTGGTCACCGGCCTGCTCGCCTGGGAGGAGTACAGCGTGTTCCGGCCGGCGCCCGGCATCTTCATGTCCAAGGTCGACGCCTCCTCCGGCTTCCCTCTGTCCTACCAAATGGGGGTACTAGGGACGAGCGGCATGACGGCGTACGGCGGGTTCTACGAGGTGTGCAAGCCGCAGCCCGGCGAGAAGGTGTTCGTGTCGGCGGCGTCGGGCTCCGTCGGCAGCCTGGTCGGCCAGTTCGCCAAGCTCGCCGGCTGCCACGTCGTGGGCTGCGCCGGAACCCAGGCCAAGGTGGAGCTGCTCAAGGACAAGCTGGGGTTCGACGACGCCTTCAACTACAAGGACGAGCCGGACCTAAAGGCCGCGCTCAGGCGGCGCTTCCCCGACGGCATCGACATCTACTTCGAGAACGTGGGCGGCGAGATGCTGGAGGCGGCGCTGGCCAACATGAACACCTACGGCCGGGTGGCCCTCTGCGGGGTCATCGCCGAGTACACCGACCCGGGGAGGCGCGCAGAGCCGGACCTGCTCGAGGTGATCTACAAGCGCATCACCCTCCGGGGATTCTTCGCCTGGGACTTCATCCCCAGGTTCCACGAGTGGGCCGCCATCATCGGCGGCTGGatcgaggagggcaaggtacaggCCATCGAGGACGTCTCCGATGGGCTGGAGAGCATCCCGTCGGCTTTCGTCGCGCTCTACCGCGGCGAGAATGTCGGCAAGAAGCTCGTCAAGCTGGCATAG